In Asanoa sp. WMMD1127, one genomic interval encodes:
- a CDS encoding expansin EXLX1 family cellulose-binding protein, with product MTGAWQRRWWLVGGVLVLAAAVTAVFALRGAGSACAAAATSGKATFYTDSGGNCSFPSPPDDRLFVALSPDEYADGAKCGGYLDVKGPDGSVRVKVVDQCPPCESGHIDLSREAFAKIGDPVDGIIPVTYTTVASPRTDNLTFRIKEGASAYWFAVLVDNTGNALRSVQAKGPGGSWRSAHREPYNYWLIDGGIGSGPYSIRVTDVRGRQATATGVKLSPGTTQTSGVRLGGAGTAPAVKKSPTKKPTPKPTASPTPTAVAPTTRPAVPPTEAAVLAGGEAGLGSRCD from the coding sequence GTGACCGGAGCATGGCAGCGGCGCTGGTGGTTGGTCGGCGGGGTGCTCGTCCTCGCCGCCGCGGTGACGGCCGTCTTCGCGCTGCGCGGGGCGGGCAGCGCCTGCGCGGCGGCGGCGACCAGCGGCAAGGCGACCTTCTACACCGACAGCGGTGGCAACTGCTCGTTCCCGAGCCCGCCCGACGACCGGCTGTTCGTCGCCCTCTCGCCCGACGAGTACGCCGACGGCGCCAAGTGCGGCGGCTACCTGGACGTGAAGGGGCCGGACGGCAGCGTGCGGGTCAAGGTCGTCGACCAGTGCCCGCCCTGCGAGTCCGGCCACATCGACCTGAGCCGCGAGGCGTTCGCGAAGATCGGCGACCCGGTCGACGGGATCATCCCGGTCACCTACACGACCGTGGCCAGCCCGCGCACGGACAACCTGACCTTCCGGATCAAGGAAGGCGCGTCCGCGTACTGGTTCGCCGTCCTGGTCGACAACACCGGCAACGCGCTGCGGTCGGTGCAGGCCAAGGGGCCCGGCGGCAGCTGGCGGTCGGCGCACCGCGAGCCCTACAACTACTGGCTGATCGACGGCGGCATCGGATCGGGCCCCTACAGCATCCGCGTGACCGACGTCCGCGGCCGCCAGGCCACCGCCACGGGCGTCAAGCTGTCGCCCGGCACGACCCAAACCTCCGGCGTACGCCTCGGCGGCGCCGGCACCGCCCCCGCGGTCAAGAAGTCGCCGACGAAGAAGCCGACCCCGAAGCCGACCGCGTCGCCGACCCCGACCGCCGTCGCGCCCACCACCCGACCGGCCGTCCCGCCCACCGAGGCCGCAGTCCTGGCCGGCGGCGAAGCGGGGTTGGGCAGCCGCTGCGACTGA
- a CDS encoding discoidin domain-containing protein translates to MPHALSRRRAALAVAAAVILLTALFVVTTRSAADAALVLVSQGKPATASSTENAASPASAAVDGNAGTRWSSAFGDPQWIQVDLGATTQVAQVVLQWEAAYARAFQIQVAAAAGGPWTTIWSTTTGAGGTQALTVSGTGRYVRMNGTARGTPYGYSLWEFQVYGLIDTGQTCSGNAALNRPAAASSVENATMPASAAVDGNAATRWSSAFGDPQWLRVDLGSTQTLCQVVLQWEPAYARAFQIQVSAGPDGPWQTVYSTTTGTGGTQTLAVSGSGRYVRMNGTARATAYGYSLWEFVVRTTGGGPTPPPTTNPPPTGGFWGDTSTIPAAQNVVMVKILNRTNGRYPDSQVYWSYNGQTHSIAEQPYFDMPANTAGRMYFYLGSPNSQYSDFIEFTVGPAVFNGNTTRVDAFGLKLAMRLHARDGYDAAVGETEATFAEDRAVTFQRFSDAMPAEFKHLATIQAPYRIPSPGNSPQFRAGGVYQNYMSTYAAQNGLPASTSDVFGCAGPLANNAAGCAALNRHVAHLPQSQWSNPANFYQAPPANYYSKFWHDRAINNLSYGFPYDDYAEQSSFISHGNPQWLLVAVGW, encoded by the coding sequence ATGCCCCATGCCCTGTCCCGCCGCCGCGCCGCGCTCGCCGTGGCCGCCGCGGTCATCCTCCTCACCGCACTGTTCGTCGTGACCACCCGGTCGGCCGCCGACGCCGCGCTCGTCCTGGTCTCCCAGGGCAAGCCGGCCACGGCCTCGTCGACCGAGAACGCCGCGTCGCCCGCCTCCGCGGCCGTCGACGGCAACGCCGGCACCCGCTGGTCCAGCGCCTTCGGCGACCCGCAGTGGATCCAGGTCGACCTCGGCGCCACCACCCAGGTCGCGCAGGTCGTGCTGCAGTGGGAGGCGGCGTACGCCCGCGCCTTCCAGATCCAGGTCGCGGCGGCCGCCGGCGGGCCGTGGACGACGATCTGGTCGACCACCACCGGCGCCGGCGGCACCCAGGCGCTGACCGTCTCCGGCACGGGCCGCTACGTGCGGATGAACGGCACCGCGCGGGGCACGCCCTACGGCTACTCGCTCTGGGAGTTCCAGGTCTACGGCCTGATCGACACCGGTCAGACCTGCTCCGGCAACGCCGCGCTCAACCGGCCGGCCGCCGCGTCGTCGGTCGAGAACGCCACCATGCCGGCCTCGGCCGCCGTCGACGGCAACGCGGCCACCCGCTGGTCGAGCGCGTTCGGCGACCCGCAGTGGCTGCGCGTCGACCTCGGCAGCACGCAGACGCTCTGCCAGGTGGTGCTGCAGTGGGAGCCCGCGTACGCCCGGGCCTTCCAGATCCAGGTCTCCGCCGGGCCGGACGGTCCGTGGCAGACGGTCTACTCGACGACCACCGGCACGGGCGGCACGCAGACCCTCGCGGTCTCCGGGTCGGGTCGCTACGTGCGGATGAACGGGACCGCGCGGGCCACGGCGTACGGGTACTCGCTCTGGGAGTTCGTCGTGCGTACCACCGGTGGCGGGCCGACCCCGCCGCCCACGACGAACCCGCCGCCGACCGGTGGCTTCTGGGGTGACACGTCGACCATCCCCGCCGCCCAGAACGTCGTCATGGTCAAGATCCTGAACCGGACCAACGGCCGCTACCCGGACAGCCAGGTCTACTGGAGCTACAACGGGCAGACGCACTCGATCGCCGAGCAGCCCTACTTCGACATGCCGGCCAACACCGCCGGCCGGATGTACTTCTACCTCGGGTCGCCGAACAGCCAGTACAGCGACTTCATCGAGTTCACGGTCGGGCCGGCGGTGTTCAACGGCAACACCACCCGGGTCGACGCGTTCGGCCTCAAGCTGGCCATGCGGCTGCACGCCCGCGACGGCTACGACGCGGCGGTCGGCGAGACGGAGGCGACGTTCGCGGAGGACCGGGCGGTCACGTTCCAGCGCTTCTCCGACGCGATGCCCGCCGAGTTCAAGCACCTGGCCACCATCCAGGCGCCGTACCGGATCCCGTCGCCGGGCAACTCACCCCAGTTCCGGGCCGGTGGGGTCTACCAGAACTACATGTCCACCTACGCGGCGCAGAACGGCCTGCCGGCGTCCACCTCGGACGTCTTCGGCTGCGCCGGCCCGCTGGCCAACAACGCGGCGGGCTGCGCGGCGCTCAACCGCCACGTGGCGCACCTGCCGCAGTCGCAGTGGTCGAACCCGGCGAACTTCTACCAGGCCCCGCCGGCGAACTACTACTCGAAGTTCTGGCACGACCGCGCGATCAACAACCTGTCGTACGGCTTCCCGTACGACGACTACGCCGAACAGTCCTCGTTCATCTCCCACGGCAACCCGCAGTGGCTACTGGTGGCCGTCGGCTGGTGA
- a CDS encoding discoidin domain-containing protein produces the protein MPAPPRRRLLVAGAILTLLVAGALRATPAAAAGPLISQGKPATASSAESAGTPASAAVDGNTGTRWSSAFSDPQWIQVDLGATYAVDQVELVWEAAAARSFQIQVAAAAGGPWTTVYSTTTATGGTQTQAVTGSGRYVRMYGTARTTGYGYSLWEFRVFGTTGGGGPTDPPPAGGTPISAFKNVAASSHEGGNAPAAAVDGRTTTRWSSQFSDPQWISIDFGGTASITQVVLNWEGAYASAYRLETSADGSSWTPIHTTTAGRGGVERLAVTGTGRFIRMYGTARATGYGYSLWEFQVFGTVDTSASTPPLLSGPTRPPGTTGQFALTAPGDGAMVTTTRRPTLTWAAVGGATRYQVWINVSRTDYDFAASGNLIDLYTRVADVTGTSYTPSWDLADRWTYKWYVTAGSSTSSIRRFSVYVPTLETVADGVNLVAGARDLDRNGTIAPYEDWRQPVETRVNDLLGRMTAEEKAYQMFYNAQAFPRAGWHFGPAGAADLHAALLGSSGTRLGIPFISAGDTIHGYQTTYPTQSALAAARNYPLQYKLGDMQRREQLEVGTRGVLGPLAEVGTKVLYPRIQEGNGENATVAAAQVRALVAGLQGGPELNPRSVLATVKHWPGEGAGGEALIVYDGVTIKYHMIPFRAAMEAGAVNIMPGYAGSSFLDPGGPGAGDSAPILAYLRQNLGYQGLITTDWLPWGAWVGAARAGSDVMGGADPGAAGFSMATFTASVPAARIDDAVRRVLRIKFQLGLFENPYGDPVNGPYRMHQPAYTALANQASREAMTLLKNDGAVLPLRLAAGDTVVVAGPRATDTSACCIWTSYFHQEYGSLTMLDAIRARGQQAGVNVVSGDAPAPKLVIVAVGEGSYTHGTQWVKEQPYLPPDQLALIRNFRARGIPVVVALVMPRPYVITDWHNDANAIVVTYRGGEEMGPALASLLFGDYAPSGKLPWQLPRSLADVLRPGGSDVLADATEAWDLPYDLGATAAQRTTLRSQIDAGQPPTPTGNPLYQYGAGRTGF, from the coding sequence ATGCCAGCCCCGCCCCGCCGCCGGCTGCTCGTCGCCGGCGCGATCCTCACCCTGCTCGTCGCCGGGGCCCTGCGGGCCACCCCGGCCGCCGCCGCCGGCCCGCTGATCTCCCAGGGCAAGCCGGCCACCGCCTCGTCGGCCGAGAGCGCCGGCACGCCCGCCTCGGCCGCGGTCGACGGCAACACCGGCACCCGCTGGTCGAGCGCCTTCAGCGACCCACAGTGGATCCAGGTCGACCTCGGCGCCACGTACGCCGTCGACCAGGTTGAGCTCGTCTGGGAGGCCGCCGCCGCGCGGTCGTTCCAGATCCAGGTCGCGGCCGCGGCCGGCGGGCCCTGGACCACCGTCTACTCGACCACCACCGCGACCGGCGGCACGCAGACCCAGGCCGTCACCGGATCCGGGCGCTACGTCCGCATGTACGGCACCGCCCGGACCACCGGCTACGGCTACTCGCTCTGGGAGTTCCGGGTCTTCGGCACCACCGGCGGCGGCGGGCCGACCGACCCGCCACCGGCCGGCGGCACGCCGATCTCCGCCTTCAAGAACGTGGCCGCGTCGTCGCACGAGGGCGGCAACGCGCCCGCCGCCGCGGTCGACGGCCGCACCACCACCCGCTGGTCGAGCCAGTTCAGCGATCCACAGTGGATCAGCATCGACTTCGGCGGCACGGCCAGCATCACCCAGGTGGTGCTCAACTGGGAGGGCGCCTACGCGTCCGCGTACCGGCTGGAGACCTCCGCCGACGGCAGCTCCTGGACGCCGATCCACACGACCACCGCCGGGCGCGGCGGCGTCGAACGGCTCGCGGTCACCGGCACCGGGCGGTTCATCCGGATGTACGGCACCGCGCGCGCGACCGGCTACGGCTACTCGCTGTGGGAGTTCCAGGTCTTCGGCACGGTCGACACCAGCGCGTCCACGCCGCCGCTGCTGTCGGGCCCCACCCGGCCGCCGGGCACCACGGGCCAGTTCGCGCTCACCGCGCCCGGCGACGGCGCCATGGTCACCACCACCCGGCGCCCGACGCTGACCTGGGCCGCGGTCGGAGGTGCCACCCGCTACCAGGTGTGGATCAACGTCAGCCGCACCGACTACGACTTCGCGGCGTCCGGCAACCTCATCGACCTCTACACGCGGGTCGCCGACGTGACCGGCACCAGCTACACGCCGAGCTGGGACCTGGCCGACCGCTGGACCTACAAGTGGTACGTGACGGCCGGCAGCAGCACGTCGTCGATCCGCCGGTTCAGCGTCTACGTGCCGACGCTGGAGACCGTGGCCGACGGGGTCAACCTCGTGGCCGGCGCGCGTGACCTCGACCGCAACGGCACGATCGCGCCCTACGAGGACTGGCGCCAGCCGGTCGAGACCCGGGTCAACGACCTCCTGGGCCGGATGACGGCCGAGGAGAAGGCGTACCAGATGTTCTACAACGCCCAGGCGTTCCCGCGCGCGGGCTGGCACTTCGGCCCGGCCGGCGCGGCCGACCTGCACGCCGCGCTGCTGGGCTCCTCCGGCACGCGGCTCGGCATCCCGTTCATCTCGGCCGGCGACACGATCCACGGCTACCAGACCACCTATCCGACCCAGAGCGCGCTGGCCGCGGCCCGCAACTACCCGCTGCAGTACAAGCTCGGCGACATGCAGCGCCGCGAACAGCTCGAGGTCGGCACCCGCGGCGTGCTCGGCCCGCTGGCCGAGGTCGGCACGAAGGTGCTCTACCCGCGCATCCAGGAGGGCAACGGCGAGAACGCGACCGTCGCCGCCGCGCAGGTGCGAGCGCTGGTGGCCGGGCTGCAGGGCGGTCCGGAGCTCAACCCGCGCTCCGTGCTGGCCACGGTCAAGCACTGGCCGGGCGAGGGCGCGGGGGGCGAGGCGCTGATCGTCTACGACGGGGTCACGATCAAGTACCACATGATCCCGTTCCGGGCCGCGATGGAGGCCGGCGCGGTCAACATCATGCCCGGGTACGCCGGCTCGTCCTTCCTGGACCCGGGCGGCCCCGGCGCCGGGGACAGCGCGCCGATCCTCGCGTACCTCCGGCAGAACCTCGGCTACCAGGGCCTGATCACCACCGACTGGCTGCCCTGGGGCGCCTGGGTCGGCGCGGCGCGGGCCGGCTCCGACGTGATGGGCGGCGCCGACCCGGGCGCGGCCGGCTTCTCGATGGCGACGTTCACCGCCAGCGTGCCGGCGGCCCGGATCGACGACGCCGTGCGCCGGGTGCTGCGGATCAAGTTCCAGCTCGGCCTCTTCGAGAACCCGTACGGCGATCCCGTCAACGGGCCGTACCGCATGCACCAGCCCGCTTACACGGCGCTGGCCAACCAGGCGTCCCGCGAGGCGATGACGCTGCTGAAGAACGACGGCGCGGTGCTGCCCCTGCGGCTCGCGGCGGGTGACACGGTGGTCGTCGCCGGCCCACGCGCCACGGACACCTCGGCGTGCTGCATCTGGACCAGCTACTTCCACCAGGAGTACGGGTCGCTGACGATGCTGGACGCGATCCGGGCCCGCGGGCAGCAGGCCGGGGTCAACGTGGTGTCCGGTGACGCCCCGGCGCCGAAGCTGGTGATCGTGGCGGTCGGGGAGGGCTCCTACACACACGGGACACAGTGGGTGAAGGAGCAGCCGTACCTGCCGCCGGACCAGCTCGCGCTGATCCGCAACTTCCGTGCCCGGGGCATCCCGGTGGTGGTGGCGCTGGTGATGCCGCGGCCCTACGTGATCACGGACTGGCACAACGACGCGAACGCGATCGTGGTGACCTACCGCGGCGGCGAGGAGATGGGGCCGGCGCTGGCCAGCCTGCTGTTCGGTGACTACGCGCCGAGCGGCAAGCTGCCCTGGCAACTGCCGCGCAGCCTGGC